ataaggggcataactagcagacccctcacagtgttcaagagagaactggataagcacctccaaaggatacctgatcaaccaggctgtgactcatacgtcaggctgcgagcagccgcgtctaacagcctggttgatcagtccagcaaccaggaggcctggtcgacgaccgggccgcggggacactaagccccggaagcacctcaaggtaaggtgtgtgtgtgtgtgtgtgtgtgtgtgtgtgtgtgtgtgtgtgtgtgtgtgtgtgtgtgtgtgtgtgtgtgtgtgtgtgtgtgtgtgtgtgtactcacctagttgtactcacctagttgtgtctgcaggatcgagcattgactcttagatcccgcctttcgagcatcggttgtttacagcaatgactcctgtcccatttccctatcatacctggttttaaaattatgaatagtatttgcttccacaacctgttcctgaagtgcattccatttccccactactctcacgctaaaagaaaacttcctaacatctctgtgactcatctgagtttcaagcttccatccatgtcctctcgttctgttactattccgtgtgaacatttcgtctatgtccactctgtcaatccctctgagtatcttatacgttcctatcatgttccccctctcccttcttctttctagtgtcgtaaggcacagttccctcaggcgctcctcataccccatccctcgtagctctgggacgagtctcgttgcaaacctctgaaccttttccagtttcattatatgcttcttcagatggggactccatgatgaggcggcatactctaagactggcctcacgtaggcagtgtaaagcgccctaaatgcctccttatttaggtttctgaatgatctaacttttgccagtgtagagtacgctgctgtcgttatcctattactatgtgcctcaggagatagattaggtgttacgtccacccccaggtctctttcacgcgtcgttacaggtaggctgttccccttcattgtgtactgtccctttggtctcctatctcctagtcccatttccataactttacatttgctcgtgttgaattctagtagccatttctctgaccatctctgcaatctgttcaggtcctcttggaggatcctgcaatcctcatctgtcacaactcttctcatcaactttgcatcatccgcaaacatcgacatgtaggactctacgcctgtaaacatgtcgttaacatatacaagaaatagaattggtcccagcaccgatccttgtggtactccacttgttactgttcgccagtgtgtgtgtgtgtgtgtgtgtgtgtgtgtgtgtgtgtgtgtgtgtgtgtgtgtgtgtgtatgtgtatgtgtgtgtgtgtgtgtgtgtgtgtgtgtgtgtgtgtgtgtgtgtgcgtgtgtgtgtgtgtctgtgtcaggGTGCAGGTGACTACGGTGAATATGACTGCTCGGGTCATATTCACATGAAGGTGACAGCTCAAGCAAAATAACTGCCCAGGAGAAGGTGACTGATAAAAGGTGGCAGACTAAGGTGACAGTCGATGATACCAGGTGACAGGCGAAGTTGTCCAGTGAAGGTGACAGGTGAAAATGGCCAGAGAAGGTGACTGTGAAGCGTGAGACAAGGCCTCCTGGTTCATACACGCAATATGCAAATTACCAGTCATGATTACTGTTATGTCAAGACCTCAGACGCCACGCCACCAGGTTGCAGGCGAGGATAAGGAAGGCAGCATATTGTAGGCGAGGATAAGGAAGGCAGCAGGTTGCAGGCGGGGATAAGGAAGGCAGCAGGTTGCAGGCGAGGATAAGGAAGGCAGCAGGTTGCAGGTAGGGATAAGGAAGGCAGCAGGTTGCAGGTAGGGATAAGGAAGGCAGCAGGTTGCAGGCGAGGATAAGGAAGGCAGCAGGTTGCAGGCGAGGATAAGGAAGGCAGCATATTGTAGGCGACGATAAGGAAGGCAGCAGGTTGCAGGCGGGGATAAGGAAGGCAGCAGGTTGCAGGCGAGGATAAGGAAGGCAGCAGGTTGCAGGTAGGGATAAGGAAGGCAGCAGGTTGCAGGTAGGGATAAGGAAGGCAGCAGGTTGCAGGCGAGGATAAGGAAGGCAGCATGTTGCAGGCGAGGATAAGGAAGGCAGCATGTTGCAGGCGAGGATAAGGAAGGCAGCAGGTTGCAGGCGAGGATAAGGAAGGCAGCATATTGTAGGCGAGGATAAGGAAGGCAGCAGGTTGCAGGTAGGGATAAGGAAGGCAGCAGGTTGCAGGTAGGGATAAGGAAGGCAGCAGGTTGCAGGCGAGGATAAGGAAGGCAGCATGTTGCAGGCGAGGATAAGGAAGGCAGCAGGTTGCAGGCGAGGATAAGGAAGGCAGCATATTGTAGGCGAAGATAAGGAAGGCAGCAGGTTGCAGGCGGGGATAAGGAAGGCAGCAGGTTGCAGGCGAGGATAAGGAAGGCAGCAGCTTGCAGGCGAGGATAAGGAAGGCAGCATGTTGCAGGCGAGGATAAGGAAGGCAGCATGTTGCAGGCGAGGATAAGGAAGGCAGCAGGTTGCAGGCGAGGATAAGGAAGGCAGCATATTGTAGGCGAGGATAAGGAAGGCAGCAGGTTGCAGGCGGGGATAAGGAAGGCAGCATGTTGCAGGCGAGGATAAGGATGGCAGCAGGTTGCAGGCAAGGATAAGGAAGACAGCATGTTGCAGGCAGGGATAAGGAAGGCAGCAGGTTGCAGGCGAGGATAAGGATGGCAGCAGGTTGCAGGCAATGATAAGGAAGGTAGCAGGTTGCAGGCAAGGATAAGGAAGACAGCATGTTGCAGGCAGGGATAAGGAAGACAGCATGTTGCAGGCAGGGATAAGGAAGGCAGCATAACACAACCAGCATGTCTCAAGGAGCAAGACACTAGACAGCATACCTACTTGACTAGTCTTGGCCCTGGACAGTTAATAATTATAATTCTCACAGGAAAGAAATTATTAGTAGGAAGCGGTAAGCCAGCGTGAATATATGCCACATGGAAGGGATAAGAGGATAGAATAGGAGCTGGAATAGGAGGACAATGCCCAACCAAAGCACTTGGACCTCCAGGGATCGAACGCAGGCCCGCAAGGAGCAAAAGTACCTTGAGCTGGTTCCGAAACATCAATGCCCGTTTACCCGGCCTGTGACCAGACAACCTaaagaatgcctccacaaatgtTTCCAATAATCTCTCTACCTGTGTGATTGTATAGAGTTATAGAGGACACAGAGACCTTTAACACCTCGTCAGTTTGTCCTTTTATGTAAACTATCAAATTGTATCGCTCCAGTGTGTTCTCTATAGTGTATTTTCATAATAACTCTAATGTGATATCGACctaaagatgtacatgtttcgtaagtggatgagtaaatgtttgatgaatcctggcccctaagtcaaagcatcatatgtggCTGTGGCATTACCTCAGCTAAAAATCCACttgggacaaaaaaaaaaaaaaacatcagaaACAATTGGGGGGACGTTTGACAAGCCGCTAGCTACCTATCTCCATCGAGGACACTAGAGAGATAGTGGccgtcgggtaaattcaggtaaatcatATCAAAAGTGATCTAATTTGAGGACGACTGGAACAAGCTACGTTACAGCAGCACCCACTCGGACACTCACTGCTACTGGTGCTCCTGATCTAATCTGAACTGTTTTATTGCTCGTCTTCCTCGGTGGTGTGCGAGCAGTTGTGTGGCCAGAGTGGCCTCCCTGGTCCATGGTTCCATGGTCCTTGGCCGGTGAGCCGACCACCATGTCCACCAGGCAGTTATGGCCAGCGTCTGGTCTTCCCACCACGGTCCGATGGTCCATATCTGGTCTTCCTTCTACTGTCCCATGGTCAGTAGAAGTTCTTTCTATCCTGTGGCAATGGTCTTTCTACCCTGTGACAATGGTCCATATCTGGTCTTTCTACCAGGATGTGGACCAACCCTCGGTGATCCACGTTTGGTCTGTTGGGTCTTCGGACCCCAACCCTGGAAGATGCAGGTCCACCTGGCCACAGCTTCCCGGACTCATCTCCATCTGTGAGGAGGTGCTTCAGGCCCGTCAAGATACCCAGCGTTAGCCTGGCAGTTAATGGCCAGCCACACCCATAATTCCTGCCTCATTATGCCCATAAAGCTGCCCACCAACATCTTGATACCCGATGCCCAAGAGCTCGTGGGGGCGAGATATAGACGTTTAAAATCTTGTGTGGATTAATTAGTTTAAATGAGAAAGATCTTAAAGGCGCCGTTGAAGAGCGAACGAGAGGTCATCAATTCAGCTCATCCAAGGTGTTAAGATTAGTCGCCTCCGTAGCCACCGCCAGACCGCTGCTATCGCTCTCCTGTCTCCTGGACCCTGGCGGAATGTTGGTCAGCCGAGCACTGCAAAGCCGGTCAGAGGCCGGCTGCTCTTGCTGCCCTTGCAACATTGTCAGTACAAGCATTCAGGACCGGCACGGCAGGCATGTAGTTAGCCATGTACAGTAGTTAACTGTTGAACGAGAGACAACATCGGGCGAACACATATTTACAGCCATAAATTATTTCATATGATCTATAGTGGTGTCTGTGGCGGGTTGGTTCACTGTTGTCTGTGTCGGCTGGTTCATTGTTGTTTGTGGCGGTTGGTTCACTGTCTGTGGCGGGTTGGTTCACTGTTGACTGTGGCGGCTGGTTCACTGTTGTCTGTGGCGGCTGGTTCACTGTTGTCTGTGGCGGCTGGTTCATTGTTGTCTGTGGCGGCTGTTCATTGTTGTCTGTGACGGCTGGTTCATTGTTGTCTGTGGCGGCTGGTTCATTGTTGTCTGTGACGGCTGGTTCATTGTTGTCTGTGGCGGCTGGTTCATTGTTGTCTGTAGCGGTTGGTTCACTGTTGTCTGTGGCGGCTGGTTCATTGTTGTCTGTGACGGCTGTTCATTGTTGTCTGTGGCGGCTGGTTCATTGTTGTCTGTGGCGGCTGGTTCATTGTTGTCTGTGACGGCTGTTCATTGTTGTCTGTGGCGGCTGGTTCATTGTTGTCTGTGGCGGCTGGTTCATTGTTGTCTGTGGCGGCTGGTTCATTGTTGTCTGTGACGGCTGTTCATTGTTGTCTGTGGCGGCTGGTTCATTGTTGTCTGTGGCGGCTGGTTCACTGTTGTCAGTGGCGGCTGGTTCACTGTTGTCTGTGACGGCTGTTCATTGTTGTCTGTGGCGGCTGGTTCATTGTTGTCTGTGGCGGCTGGTTCATTGTTGTCTGTGGCGGCTGGTTCACTGTTGTCTGTGACGGCTGGTTCACTGTTGTCTGTGGCGGCTGGTTCATTGTTGTCTGTGACGGCTGGTTCACTGTTGTCTGTGACGGCTGGTTCACTGTTGTCTGTGGCGGCTGGTTCATTGTTGTCTGTGGCGGCTGGTTCACTCTCTGTGGCGGCTGGTTCACTGTCTGTGGCGGCTGGTATATTGTTGCTATGAAGATATATTAGAGTTTTAACTTAAACATTGGTACATACAGGTACACACCGGTACgcacacatcaacacacacacacacacacacacacacacacacacacacacacacacacacacacacacacacacacacacacacacagaggaggagtggcactccaaaTAAagaggaaatggaagtttgatgacctggaaaatccgggtaccaatgaaagcacaagcttcatacatggaactctgacagcggatgggaagaagattgtgatcttgataatctacaatcccccaccaaacagtagaagtatgatgacagcaacaaggcatgtatagatgaactgcagagggcagcaacaaaagcatatagaatgagagcgatgctgctggtcatgggggacctaaatcacgggaagataaattgggaaacaaggaatccccatggcggggaggagacgtgGGAAGCGAAGCTGGTAGATGTTATTGACagaaatttcctaacacagcatgtgaaggaagacattagggaaagaggaggggatatccccagcctattagacctcagtttcacccagaatgtagaagacatcgagaatttggaacatgaaataccactaggagccagtgaccattgggtcctagtctttgactacatgatggaactcaaaattgtgaccaaaggacaagaggtccgggaaagaagagttgattacaggaaaggggactacagaaagaTAAGAgattacctgggagaagtgcagtgggaagaagaaattagaggaaaaacagtgcaagatatgatgaaccaagtcatatggaaatgcaaagaggccgaagagagatttattccaatagtaaaggaaaaaagcaggagggaatataataacccatggtttaatagacagtgtcaggatgcaaaaatgagaagcaggagggagtgtaggaagtacagaagacaaaggacagaagaCAACAggtttagatgtaacagagctaggaacgattacattaacataagacgagtatcagaaagaaattatgagaatgatattgcagtcaaagcgaaaaagcaacctaaattactacatagccatataagaaggaagatgtcggtgaaTGATCAAGTGACAAgaatgaggaaaacagaaggggcatatacagaaagtgacaaggaaatttgcgaggtactgaatgcaagtttccatggagtgttcacaaccgagcctgagcagctcccattgttagaagagattaccctagacgaaagactatcagatatagaggtgacagcagaggaggtaatgaaacagttgacaacactggatgcaactaaagcggttggaccagattaCGTATcagcgtggatactaaaagaggcagcgcaggccctcagcgtgcctctggcaatgatctttaatgagtcacttacgtctgcaggagtaagcggaaaggcccttattatttattatttttattattttctaccacagacgtggccacacatttacaatgctaaccagcatatatacattttcttctgtcctccatggacagggttagagaagtgttaaacatatagagggtaaggaactacctaacaggaaggtgccagagagtaatggtaaggggcgagaagtcggactggcgaacagtaacgagtgaagTATCTCAAAGATCAGTGCTGGGAaaaattctatttctaatttacgtaaatgatatgtttacaggagtggaatcctacatgtcaatgttcgcggatgacgcaaaattaatgaggaaGGGTTGTGACAGaaaaggattgtaggatcctcaaagaggacctggacaggttgcagagatggtcagagaaatggctactggatttcaacacgagtaaatgtaaagttatggaattgaggtcaggtgataggagaccaaagggacagtacacaatgaaggggaactgcctacctgtgatgattcgagaaagagacctgggagtggatgtaacacctaatctaactcctgaggcacatataaataggataacaacagcagtaTACTATACACTGGCaagagttagaacatcattcagaaacctaagtgagtagGCTTTTAGggtactttacactgcctacgtgagaccagtcttagagtatgtcgtgccatcatggagtccccacctgaagaaacacataaggaaactggaaaaggttaagaAATTTGtggcgaggcttgtcccagagttacgagggatgggatgtgaagagcgcctgaaggaactgaaccttacgatactagaaaaaagaagggaaagggtggatatgataggaacgtataaaaatacaattgacaaaaaTTGACAAAATgataatagatgaaatgttcgcacggaatagtaacagaacgaggggacatgtgtGGAAGCTAgacactcagatgagtcacagagatgttaggaagtattcttttagcgtgagagtagtggaaaaatggaatgcacttaaggagcaggttgtggaagcaaattctattcataattttaaaactagatatgatagggaaataggaccggagtcattgatgTAAACATCCGttggctagaaaggcggaatccaagagtcaatgctcgatccttgcaatcacaaataggtgagtacaaatagatgagtacacacactcacacacacacacacacacacacacacacacacacacacacacacacacacacacacacacacacacacacatacacacacacacaatttctaACTACCTCATCACGCCACCAGCTGGGCTTCATACCACTATTAAACCCTCCCATTCTCCCAGGAATTGGTCTTCATTAGTAACAAAATGTTCTGAAGTGCTGCTCTAAGCTGCAAAGTGCACATTGTCCCAATGTAAAGGTGATCAAGCGACTCTACTTCTCATTTAGTCTCAGAACCAACGGCACTCGGGCCACATAAGCATTCATTACCAGCATTTTTCATTCGGGTCTACCTAAAAGTGCTTCGGCACCGGCATGTAATTACTTCTTTTCGTTCAGTAATAAGATTTAATCGTgtgaaaattcacctgaaaataaTTATCTCTTTAGTTTGCTTCAATTACATTTTTTTTGTATACACGGCAAATTCCAGGTAAGCGCCAGGGCGATTAATCTAATCACTCCTGGGCATTAAAGCTTTGGAGAATAATTTGTTTGGTGCTTTAAATTTGTTCTTATtggcaatcttgaggttatcttgagatgatttcggttttttttagtgtccccgcggcccggtcctcgatcaggcctccacccccaggaagcagcccgtgacagctgactaacacccaggtacctactttactgctaggtaacaggagcatagggtgaaagaaactctgcccattgtttctcgccggcgcctgggattgaacccaggaccacaggatcacaagtcgagcgtgctgtccgctcggccaatcaCGAGAGCCCCAACCTGTTATACTTGCAATAATGGCGACTTTGTCTGTTCTCTTCCAGAGGTGGGTACAGGagtacaggtgggtacaggagtgcATGTGgggtacaggtgggtacaggagtgcATGTGgggtacaggtgggtacaggagtgcATGTGgggtacaggtgggtacaggagtgcATGTGgggtacaggtgggtacaggagtgcATGTGgggtacaggtgggtacaggagtgcATGTGgggtacaggtgggtacaggagtgcATGTGgggtacaggtgggtacaggagtgcATGTGGGGTACATGTGGGTACAGGAGTGCATGTGgggtacaggtgggtacaggagtgcATGTGgggtacaggtgggtacaggagtgcATGTGgggtacaggtgggtacaggagtgcATGTGAGTACCGGTGGGTACAAGAGTAGAGGACTTCTGACTCCtgccggcagcctgggagccttcCCTTCACATAGCTTAAGGGAAccattaccctactagttttccccTGAAACACGACCTGCCAAATTGGTTTACAGCCACTTTCCCAATTATTGCTGGGTGAAACCAGTTTATCCTTCCTGGCCAGGGTTCGAACCCAAAAGAAATCTAGTGTGTTACCATTACGCCAGCAGGGGCTGGCAGACAAAGAATAAAACAACACAACTCATATACTGGGTAAGAGAGAGAGTGCTCACAGAGGCAATATGTGCAATAACCTCCCAAATGAGAGGACAACCTCCCAAATGAGAGGACAACCTCCCAAATGAGAGGACAACCTCCCAAATGAGAGGACAACCTCCCAAATGAGAGGACAACCTCCCAAATGAGAGGACAACCTCCCAAATGAGAGGACAACCTCCCAAATGAGAGAATAATCTCCCAAGCAAGAGGAAAACCTCCCAAATGAGAGAACAACCTCCAGAAAGTGAGAGGACAACCTCCCAAATGAGATGACAACCTCCAGAAAGTGAGATGACAACCTCCCAAATGAGATGACAACCTCCCAAATGAGAGGACAACCTCCCAAATGAGAGGACAACCTCCCAAATGAGAGGACAACCTCCCAAATGAGAGGACAACCTCCCAAATGAGAGGACAACCTCCCAAATGAGAGAACAACCTCCAGAAAGTGAGAGGACAACCTCCCAAATGAGAGGACAACCTCCCAAATGAGAGAATAACCTCCCAAGCAAGAGGAAAACCTCCCAAATGAGAGAACAACCTCCAGAAAGTGAGAGGACAACCTGCCAAGTGAGAGGGTGTCTGCCACTGGTCAAACCCAGCGTCCCTGCCGCCTGAGATGACCAGCACAACCTTCACCGTGACTCGTAAAACCATGTTGTCTCCCTCCCGCCCCCTCAGCCGAAGCCCACACAGTGTAAACAAACGCCACCTACTGCAGCAGGACAACGACGCCGACGTCCACCCCGCAGCTTGTCACAAACTTTGCTCGCGTATCATCTTGACGTCACTGTAAATGTAGCTCTACTTCCTGCCATAACTGTGCGTCTCAGAACGTTATATACGAAAGTGCTGTTTCTATAGCTTCCCACAGGCGTTTATGGCTCAAGTTCTCTCATGTTGGGCCCTCTTTTATGGGCACTCTCCTCGGGTACCTTCAGTTAATTCCAGGTAGCAGTCCCTCTTGGCTCATAATTCGCTGCCCCGCGCCCTGTGTGTTCCTCTTTACCTTCTTCTGACCACATTGTGCTCTGGTGAAACATGCTGTTGTTTAGGAGAAACGATGGGTAGGGTGGGgcggctccaagcaacagcttcttCAACCATTTATCGTAAGACATGCCTGGCTCCGGACCTGGCTTTCGGAGCAGAACTCTCGAAACCCAGTAGAGGTATTCTTCGGTTAAACAACTATATTTAGCAAAGATTTATCTCTTTAAATttatttttcttaattttttcttTCGTCTCACGAAAGACAAAtttattgggcaacgccactcatcctatgagtggacacaccgccatagcagcatgtacaacactccccaataggcagaaacccgctgggttgttcatcctgtgagtgaacataccatcATAGCAACAGGATTTCTTTGTATTATTATTAGATTTCTTATTAACATATTTTGGTATATCAACAttatgcagctaccctagactgtaTAAAAGGTTTCACTATCATATCTAAGGTATACGATAGTGTATCTCCGTAATACTGAAAATCTCCCCCATCTTACAGGATAGTTAGTAATACACGGACATGCTATCAGTAATCTAGActattcaatttcaatttctttctttattatgcaccctatacccatcccatgggcggtggtggaaagggcatagttcgtttagctcagcaagtgacaatcttgtgaagctaattacacaattgttaatgttatatatatacatgtacatatatatatatatatatatatatatatatatatatatatatatatatatatatatatatatatatatatatgtcgtacctagtagccagaacgcacttctcagcctactatgcaaggcccgatttacctaataagccaaatttccatgaattaattgtatttcgactacctaacctacctgacctaacctaacctaactttttcggcttcctaacctaacctaacctataaagataggttaggttaggttaggtagggttggttaggttcggtcatatatttacgttaattttaactccaataaaaaaatattgacttcatacataatgaaatggggagctttatcatttcataagaaaaaaacttagagaaaatatattaattcaggaaaacttggcttattaggcaaatcgggccttgcatagtaggctgagaagtgcgttctggctactaggtacgacatatatatatatacaatcatttacacaaatacatatacacatcgatAATTTTTAATCTATACTAGCAAAAGGACTCGCTGCTGGCACCGTCAGTTCACCaaaatacaacccccccccccaccccaaccccccacccccacccacccccccacccacccccccacccccccccccaccccccccccaccccaacctccCAACCCCTCCAAAAAAAGGAAGAAAATCCACTGGCTTGCTCGGCTTCTCACTTGTATCCAGACGCAGCCGGGTTGGCCTTctaattatatttaataattatactaAATGATCGAagataattatttaataaaaatCCATATCACCAAACAAGTAGTGAGATATTGAACAACGGTTTACTTGCACGCAACAGTTTCAACACTTGTATATTACCCTAAACACAATACTATGAAACACATTTTGTCCACTGACTGGAGCCCAGAACATGATAACACTCCACCAATTAATAAAAAAGAACATGTAATTCAATGGTTAATAAAACAATAACATTCAATAATCTTATAGAATCCTATTATTGCTACAAATAATTGAACTGAAAAAAAGGAAAGTTCAGCTAATAAACTTTTAAGTAAACATTAacaatatcaaacacacacattgcaGAAATATTGGAAATGAATTGCAAGCGATAATGACTCCCTAAACCTGCAGACGATGGATTAGTATGGATCAATAAAAGTTGCCTCGTATGGATCTATTGAAGCTGCCTCATAggggccaacaggagctgcctcgtatgggccaacaggagctgcctcgtatggttcaataggagctgcctcgtatgggccaacagaagctgcctcgtatgggccaacaggagctgcctcgtatggttcaataggagctgcctcgtatgggccaacaggagctgcctcgtatggttcaataggagctgcctcgtatgggccaacagaagCTGCCTCATATGattcaacaggagctgcctcgtatggaccaattgaCCTCCTGAAATTTCCTTTATTCATAGAATATGAATAAAGGAAATTTCAGGAGGtcaattggtccatacgaggcagctcctgttgaatCATATGAGGCACCTCCAAtagatccatacgaggcagcttctactgAACCATtcgaggcatctcctatttacccatacgaggcagctcttattgactaatacgaagcagctcctgttagcccatacgaagcagctcataCTGATTCAAACGAGGTAGTTCCC
This genomic stretch from Procambarus clarkii isolate CNS0578487 chromosome 22, FALCON_Pclarkii_2.0, whole genome shotgun sequence harbors:
- the LOC138367504 gene encoding proteoglycan 4-like, whose protein sequence is MYNNIPAATDSEPAATESEPAATDNNEPAATDNSEPAVTDNSEPAVTDNNEPAATDNSEPAVTDNSEPAATDNNEPAATDNNEPAATDNNEQPSQTTVNQPPLTTVNQPPQTTMNQPPQTTMNSRHRQQ